A genomic window from Lotus japonicus ecotype B-129 chromosome 1, LjGifu_v1.2 includes:
- the LOC130736494 gene encoding uncharacterized protein LOC130736494: MVETRQTSRRPVPTPEGHVETVNETTDRRTPPPPLHPPPPTPQPQPPRSPEPAAITPHAAHEALCRLEARIRAMEEDNGAGREQAHSMRIRDAQEEIHMLRARLRQLEEQETQSRPPPAFSQEEETNGGPIPPPYYREARHRAPAAERVASHTPRRRYSPRRSPSRRRSPTPTRDRTYNRPRSNNALVTYPAPIGGPLSPEIMAFPFPQGWARPKVKLYEGDSDPQEHVNFFVGAMQYAGASDPLYCRCFPMSLGKGPMNWFQNLPSNSLHDWNGVVTCFLAQYSSVRSIPKTAQTLALVKQKEKESLKAFLNRFNKEAGDITGLLPDTRLVLATAALAPGPFLTSLDGKPANTLEEFLARAEKFINMEDAATLRAASQTLAIKGPQKMKEHKDQPSTRESRRKGQDERKPKRKKYDSYTPLNSSLSRIRREKASTDLRDRPPPLLTRGDKLDSKRFCEFHDSPGHNTDECLNLKDKVEELIRAGKLSKYVAVSTGALPRPRSPPPRRTPTPPRHRDRTPPKRRSAERRDRTPPRRWSPERRGRSRERRRSPDRHGRDEVRRQHGSHLVDVGSIAGGWAVGGPTNNSRKRSTRVIMSAAGRPRPGSLHPPRQKVAITFTKDDYGEDTGEEDDPIVIEALIGNGKIRRTLIDTGSSADIMFYDAYKSLGLSVKDLLPYDHDLVGFTGDRVLPLGYFDTCLSLGDYRICRTIKARFLVVECPTAYNAILGRPSLNTFRAIISTHHLMLKYPWAGRAVPVRGNLEMARSCYNSSCRLAREERKKKKSKVHDQQNNFHVQHTSFMTDLDPRVDQSRDDQRLKPDGEYHPIQVGPLPENTTNIARGLPRDLCKRMENLLLSNGKLFAWSSADMPGIDPAFYSHRLSVDRKFKPVAQKKRQMSSEKQQVIQQQTTELLQAGIIREVKYTTWLSNVVLVKKANGKWRMCVDYTDLNKACPKDPFPLPSIDALVDNSSGYEYLSLMDAYSGYNQIPMHRDDEEKTAFITDRGTYCYTMLPFGLKNAVATYQRMMTRIFGDLMGKSVEVYIDDIIVKTPKGGDHAADLAIVFEQLKKHNMRLNPDKCTFGVRSGKFLGYMLTNRGIELNPDKCQEIMNMKSPRTVKEGQQLAGRMAAIGRFLPKAALRALPLYTLLKKGATFEWSAEADAAFTQLKETLSSPPFSD; the protein is encoded by the coding sequence ATGGTAGAGACACGTCAGACTTCACGCCGTCCTGTTCCAACCCCTGAAGGCCATGTGGAGACTGTCAACGAAACTACCGATCGCAGAACCCCCCCTCCTCCACTACACCCTCCTCCCCCGACTCCTCAACCACAGCCCCCTCGCTCGCCGGAACCTGCGGCCATTACCCCACATGCGGCCCATGAGGCACTCTGCCGCTTGGAAGCTCGCATCCGGGCAATGGAAGAGGACAATGGGGCGGGGCGAGAGCAGGCCCATAGTATGAGGATTCGGGACGCTCAAGAGGAGATTCACATGCTCCGAGCTCGCCTGCGACAACTTGAAGAGCAGGAAACTCAATCGCGCCCCCCGCCCGCGTTTTCCCAGGAAGAGGAGACGAACGGGGGCCCGATCCCACCCCCTTACTACCGGGAAGCACGCCACCGGGCGCCCGCGGCCGAGCGGGTGGCCAGCCATACACCACGGAGACGCTACTCTCCCCGCCGGAGCCCATCCAGGCGCCGGAGCCCAACTCCGACTCGGGATAGGACGTACAACCGCCCCAGGTCCAACAACGCGCTTGTCACCTACCCAGCGCCGATCGGAGGTCCTCTATCCCCGGAGATCATGGCGTTCCCTTTCCCTCAGGGGTGGGCACGGCCCAAAGTGAAACTCTACGAGGGAGACTCCGACCCACAAGAACACGTGAACTTCTTCGTGGGCGCGATGCAGTATGCTGGGGCCAGCGACCCTTTATACTGCCGATGCTTCCCCATGAGCCTGGGAAAAGGACCCATGAACTGGTTCCAGAATTTACCGAGCAACTCCTTGCACGACTGGAACGGGGTCGTGACCTGCTTTTTAGCCCAGTACTCCTCGGTGCGCAGCATACCGAAGACCGCGCAGACTCTAGCTTTGGTTAAGCAAAAAGAGAAAGAATCTCTGAAAGCATTTCTCAATCGGTTCAACAAAGAGGCCGGCGATATCACCGGTCTCCTCCCCGACACCAGATTGGTCCTGGCTACTGCAGCCCTTGCACCGGGACCGTTCCTGACCTCGCTGGACGGCAAGCCAGCCAACACTCTAGAGGAATTTCTAGCTCGAGCAGAGAAATTCATAAATATGGAAGATGCCGCGACCCTAAGAGCCGCGAGTCAGACGCTAGCGATCAAAGGACCGCAGAAGATGAAGGAACATAAGGACCAACCTTCGACCCGGGAGTCCCGACGGAAGGGTCAGGACGAACGGAAGCCGAAACGGAAGAAATATGATAGTTATACcccactgaactcctccctctcACGTATCCGGAGGGAGAAAGCCTCCACCGACCTCCGAGACCGCCCACCCCCACTCCTGACAAGGGGGGACAAGCTAGATTCTAAGAGATTCTGTGAGTTCCACGACAGCCCGGGCCACAACACTGACGAGTGCCTGAACCTCAAGGACAAGGTGGAGGAACTGATCAGAGCAGGGAAACTGTCCAAGTATGTAGCTGTGTCAACGGGGGCCCTCCCGCGCCCGCGCTCGCCACCCCCGAGGCGGACACCGACCCCCCCGAGGCACCGAGACCGGACTCCTCCCAAGCGCCGATCGGCAGAACGACGAGACAGAACTCCACCGCGTCGCTGGAGTCCCGAGCGTCGCGGACGAAGCCGAGAACGGAGAAGAAGCCCCGACCGCCACGGCCGGGATGAAGTCAGAAGACAACATGGAAGCCATTTAGTCGACGTCGGTTCAATAGCAGGAGGATGGGCCGTAGGCGGGCCCACCAACAACAGCCGGAAGAGGAGTACCCGCGTCATCATGTCCGCGGCTGGACGGCCCCGGCCAGGGTCCCTCCACCCCCCAAGGCAGAAGGTGGCCATAACCTTCACGAAGGACGATTACGGCGAGGACACCGGCGAAGAAGACGACCCTATCGTCATTGAAGCCCTGATCGGCAACGGTAAGATCCGAAGGACACTCATCGATACAGGTAGTTCtgctgacattatgttttatgatgcTTACAAGAGCTTAGGACTATCTGTGAAGGATCTGCTCCCCTACGACCATGATTTGGTCGGGTTCACAGGGGACAGAGTCCTACCCTTAGGATATTTTGATACTTGCCTTTCCTTGGGAGATTACAGAATTTGCAGGACTATAAAAGCCCGCTTTCTGGTGGTGGAGTGTCCGACGGCGTACAACGCCATTCTTGGCAGGCCAAGCCTCAACACTTTCAGGGCAATCATATCCACCCACCACCTGATGCTGAAGTACCCCTGGGCAGGAAGGGCGGTACCAGTACGCGGCAATCTAGAAATGGCGAGGAGCTGCTACAACTCCAGCTGCAGGCTGGCCAGGgaggaaaggaagaagaagaagtccaAAGTGCACGACCAACAGAACAACTTTCACGTTCAACACACCAGTTTCATGACCGACCTTGACCCCCGCGTGGACCAGTCTAGAGACGACCAACGCCTCAAACCCGACGGGGAGTACCACCCCATCCAGGTCGGTCCCCTTCCAGAGAACACTACCAACATAGCTCGGGGCCTTCCCCGAGACCTCTGCAAACGAATGGAAAATTTGCTACTTTCCAATGGGAAGCTGTTTGCCTGGTCGTCAGCCGACATGCCCGGCATTGACCCCGCCTTCTATAGCCACAGACTTTCCGTCGACCGGAAGTTCAAACCAGTTGCTCAGAAGAAGAGGCAGATGAGCTCTGAGAAGCAGCAGGTTATCCAGCAACAGACCACAGAGTTGCTTCAGGCCGGAATCATTCGGGAGGTCAAGTACACGACCTGGCTCTCCAATGTGGTCTTAGTCAAGAAGGCAAATGGGAAGTGGCGCATGTGCGTCGACTACACGGACCTCAACAAGGCTTGCCCCAAGGACCCGTTTCCCCTACCGAGCATTGATGCGCTGGTCGACAATTCCTCTGGATACGAATACCTCTCTCTTATGGATGCctattcaggctacaaccagaTTCCCATGCATAGGGACGATGAAGAGAAAACTGCCTTCATCACCGACCGGGGCACCTACTGTTACACGATGCTGCCCTTCGGCCTCAAGAACGCAGTGGCGACCTACCAACGGATGATGACCCGAATCTTCGGGGACCTAATGGGGAAATCGGTCGAAgtctacattgatgatattataGTCAAGACCCCAAAGGGAGGGGACCACGCGGCAGACCTCGCAATCGTTTTCGAGCAGTTAAAGAAGCAcaacatgcgcctcaacccCGACAAGTGTACTTTTGGCGTTCGAAGCGGGAAGTTTCTGGGGTACATGCTCACCAACCGCGGCATTGAGTTGAACCCTGACAAATGTCAGGAAATCATGAATATGAAGAGCCCGCGCACAGTCAAGGAAGGCCAACAGCTGGCCGGGCGCATGGCCGCGATCGGCCGCTTTTTGCCAAAAGCTGCTCTCCGGGCCCTGCCTCTTTACACCCTCCTGAAGAAGGGAGCGACTTTTGAGTGGTCGGCGGAGGCCGACGCTGCTTTCACTCAGCTGAAGGAGACCCTGTCCTCCCCCCCCTTTTCTGACTAG
- the LOC130736500 gene encoding F-box/kelch-repeat protein At3g23880-like, whose amino-acid sequence MNKQHPRRNTKSPFLFSHLLEELIPQILLRLPVRSLLRFKTVYKSWHSLISDPQFGKSHYDLAASPTYRCLTIANDSEIGSIDVDAPLLNYESSVVKLKYPLPQPCKLSLFSGNTVWFLGYCRGFVIVVYEQGDVFLWNPSTGVHKKFNTADVSNDTFDYLHGFGYDTSTDDYLVVCMVLIPYDCFEEDPEDVADYPTRISYFSLNTNSSFYPEGTYVQYWDNGEREFKVGCLLNEALHWLVTSHETKLQVVIAFDLVQRTLSEIPLSPTLSRKLEHKKYRYHLKVMGECLSLCYPGGGDSMVEIWVMKEYKVSSSWTKLFVFSTCNIPNNLFSPICLTKDGRIFGSGYGRLMILNFNGWFLDMCILRPEPDIQKYIDVHHCMYRESLLSLPMTLRKQVKASRKQGKTSRK is encoded by the coding sequence atGAACAAGCAGCATCCAAGAAGGAACACAAAGAGCCCCTTTCTCTTCTCCCATCTCCTTGAAGAGTTGATTCCACAAATTCTGCTGAGATTACCAGTTCGATCTCTGCTCCGTTTCAAAACCGTCTACAAATCATGGCACTCTCTCATTTCCGATCCCCAGTTCGGTAAATCTCACTATGACCTAGCTGCTTCACCCACCTACCGATGTCTTACAATAGCTAATGATTCTGAAATTGGGTCCATAGATGTAGATGCGCCACTTCTCAATTATGAGTCTTCGGTAGTAAAACTCAAATATCCACTTCCACAACCCTGTAAGCTATCTCTATTTTCTGGCAACACTGTTTGGTTCTTGGGTTATTGTAGAGGGTTTGTAATTGTAGTTTATGAACAGGGTGATGTTTTTCTATGGAATCCATCAACAGGTGTTCATAAGAAATTTAACACGGCAGACGTTTCGAACGATACGTTTGATTATCTACATGGTTTTGGGTATGACACCTCAACTGATGATTACTTGGTTGTATGCATGGTATTGATTCCTTATGACTGTTTTGAAGAAGATCCAGAGGATGTAGCTGATTATCCTACTCGCATTTCATATTTTTCCTTGAACACAAATTCCTCGTTTTACCCGGAGGGTACTTATGTTCAATATTGGGATAATGGTGAACGTGAATTCAAAGTTGGGTGTTTGTTGAATGAGGCCCTGCATTGGTTGGTTACCTCTCATGAGACTAAACTTCAAGTAGTTATTGCCTTTGATTTGGTACAAAGGACTTTGTCTGAGATTCCCTTGTCACCAACTTTATCCAGGAAGTTAGAACATAAAAAGTATCGGTATCATTTGAAGGTCATGGGAGAATGTCTCAGCCTATGTTACCCGGGTGGCGGCGATTCAATGGTTGAGATTTGGGTGATGAAAGAATATAAAGTTTCGTCATCTTGGACTaagttatttgttttttctacTTGTAACATTCCCAACAACTTGTTTTCTCCAATATGTCTCACCAAAGATGGTAGAATTTTTGGAAGTGGCTATGGAAGATTAATGATACTTAATTTTAATGGATGGTTCCTTGATATGTGTATACTCCGGCCCGAACCTGATATACAGAAATATATTGATGTACATCACTGTATGTATAGAGAGAGTTTACTATCACTTCCTATGACTTTGAGGAAGCAAGTGAAGGCTTCGAGGAAGCAAGGGAAGACTTCGAGGAAGTAA